One region of Roseicitreum antarcticum genomic DNA includes:
- a CDS encoding Na+/H+ antiporter subunit G yields MAFVAELIVALMLVVAGIFGLVGSFGLVKLPDAMTRLHAPTKATTVGVGGVLIASMLHSLMFGAGLSFHELMITLFLFLTAPITAHFIAKAQLHRHVSQHETSKPVGDAHWAGYQPVPEVSDAPKTP; encoded by the coding sequence ATGGCTTTCGTGGCAGAACTGATCGTTGCGCTGATGCTGGTAGTCGCCGGGATCTTCGGGCTTGTCGGGTCATTCGGGCTGGTCAAGCTGCCCGATGCCATGACGCGCCTTCACGCGCCTACCAAGGCCACGACCGTGGGCGTGGGCGGTGTGCTGATCGCGTCCATGCTGCATTCGCTGATGTTCGGCGCGGGATTGTCGTTTCATGAGCTGATGATCACGCTTTTCCTGTTCCTCACGGCGCCCATTACCGCGCATTTCATCGCCAAGGCGCAGTTGCATCGCCATGTTTCGCAGCATGAAACGTCAAAGCCTGTGGGCGATGCGCATTGGGCGGGCTACCAGCCGGTGCCAGAGGTTTCCGACGCCCCGAAGACTCCGTAG
- a CDS encoding Na+/H+ antiporter subunit E translates to MMRRILPHPLLSLLLLLVWVMLVNVVTLNAIVFGVIVGILIPMITAPYWPDMPKLRNPLMIAEFILVVIWDILMANIHVARIIVFKRNADMQPRWITVPLDIRTPEAITVLAGTITMTPGTVSSDLASDGRSLLVHCLDAPDPDAVIAEIKTRYERRLKEIFE, encoded by the coding sequence ATGATGCGCCGGATTCTACCGCACCCGCTGTTGTCGCTGTTGCTGCTGTTGGTCTGGGTGATGCTGGTCAATGTGGTGACGCTGAACGCGATCGTGTTCGGCGTGATCGTCGGCATCTTGATCCCGATGATTACCGCACCCTATTGGCCGGACATGCCAAAGCTGCGGAACCCGCTGATGATCGCCGAGTTCATTCTGGTTGTCATCTGGGATATCCTGATGGCGAATATCCATGTCGCGCGGATCATCGTGTTCAAGCGCAACGCGGACATGCAGCCCAGATGGATCACCGTGCCGCTGGATATCCGCACACCCGAAGCGATCACTGTTCTGGCGGGTACGATCACCATGACGCCGGGCACCGTGTCCAGCGACCTGGCCTCGGACGGGCGCAGCCTGCTGGTACATTGCCTGGACGCACCTGACCCCGACGCCGTGATTGCCGAGATCAAGACCCGCTATGAACGCCGCCTGAAGGAGATTTTCGAATGA
- a CDS encoding K+/H+ antiporter subunit F — protein MMAAALYFAFGCFGLALLINIWRVARAPGVVDRVLALDTMVINAIALLILYGISADTAVYFEASMLMAMVGFVSTVAYCRFMLRGDIIE, from the coding sequence ATGATGGCCGCTGCCCTCTACTTCGCGTTTGGCTGCTTTGGGCTGGCGCTTCTTATCAACATCTGGCGGGTGGCGCGCGCGCCGGGTGTGGTAGACCGCGTGCTGGCGTTGGACACCATGGTCATCAACGCCATTGCGCTGCTGATCCTTTATGGCATCAGCGCCGATACGGCGGTGTATTTCGAGGCGTCAATGCTGATGGCGATGGTCGGTTTCGTTTCTACGGTCGCCTATTGCCGCTTCATGTTGCGCGGCGACATCATTGAATAA
- a CDS encoding Na+/H+ antiporter subunit C — MELLVASGVGLLTAAGVYLMLRLRTFPVILGLSLLAYAVNLFLFASGRLVVNQPPVLLNEGPYTDPLPQALALTAIVIAFGMTALVVIMALASFVRAGTDEVDMETETPVAHEAANDTPTGDAT, encoded by the coding sequence ATGGAGCTGCTGGTTGCAAGCGGTGTCGGTCTGCTGACGGCGGCCGGGGTCTACCTGATGCTGCGCCTGCGGACCTTCCCGGTCATTCTGGGGCTGTCGCTGCTGGCGTATGCGGTGAACCTGTTCCTGTTTGCCAGTGGACGGCTGGTGGTAAACCAGCCGCCGGTGCTGCTGAACGAGGGGCCGTATACCGACCCATTGCCACAAGCGCTGGCGCTGACTGCTATCGTCATCGCTTTTGGCATGACGGCGCTGGTGGTCATCATGGCGCTGGCGTCCTTTGTCCGTGCGGGCACGGATGAGGTGGACATGGAGACCGAAACGCCCGTGGCACATGAGGCGGCTAACGACACCCCGACAGGAGACGCCACGTAA
- a CDS encoding monovalent cation/H+ antiporter subunit D: protein MSHWIIVPIILPALIAPLLVLSARYDIVLQRVISLASVVFLLGVTVALTWTAAGGTVEVYEMGNWPAPFGIVMVLDRLSAMMVLMTSVLGLVVLLYVIGTGWDRRGRHFHALFLFQLMGLYGAMLTGDLFNLFVFFEVLLIASYGLMVHGGGKLRLQAGVQYVIYNLAGSTLFLFALATLYGVTGTLNMADMAVKAPALAEGDAALLRTAAAMLLIVFAVKGALVPIHFWLPNTYTHAPAPVAALFAIMTKVGAYAVIRVYTLVFGPGLAVTNTMPADWILPAALVTLIIGMAGVLAGGSLSRMASFAAIGSMGTLFIAISAFTPEATLAALYYMVHSTFAGATLFLIVDLVQRRRGSCALDLRAPMAQSGLIAAMFFAAAIATAGMPPLSGFLGKLLVLDALRSEPGAALIWTVILATSLIAVLGFARAGSMLFWKPHSVAGDGTPPAPQLNALPLVATGAMLALLLALTVLAGPLTGYMEATSAQLYDTSTYIEAVLGTDGVEGTQ, encoded by the coding sequence CTGTCCCACTGGATTATCGTCCCGATCATTCTGCCCGCCCTGATCGCACCCCTGCTGGTCTTGTCGGCGCGCTATGATATCGTGTTGCAGCGCGTGATCTCGCTGGCCTCTGTCGTGTTCTTGCTGGGCGTGACCGTTGCGCTGACATGGACGGCGGCGGGCGGCACTGTCGAGGTCTATGAGATGGGGAACTGGCCCGCGCCGTTTGGCATCGTCATGGTGCTGGACCGGCTGTCGGCCATGATGGTGCTGATGACCTCGGTGCTGGGGCTGGTCGTTTTGCTCTATGTCATCGGTACCGGATGGGACCGGCGCGGCCGGCATTTTCACGCGTTGTTCCTGTTCCAGTTGATGGGGCTTTATGGCGCGATGCTGACGGGCGACCTGTTCAACCTGTTCGTGTTCTTCGAGGTACTGCTGATCGCCTCCTATGGCCTGATGGTGCATGGCGGCGGCAAGCTGCGGCTTCAGGCGGGCGTGCAATACGTGATCTACAACCTTGCCGGTTCGACCCTGTTCCTGTTCGCGCTGGCCACGCTTTACGGGGTCACCGGCACGCTGAACATGGCGGATATGGCGGTCAAGGCGCCTGCACTCGCCGAGGGTGACGCGGCATTGCTGCGCACGGCGGCCGCGATGCTGCTGATCGTCTTCGCGGTGAAAGGTGCGCTGGTTCCGATCCATTTCTGGCTGCCCAACACCTATACCCACGCACCCGCACCCGTCGCGGCCCTGTTCGCCATCATGACCAAGGTTGGGGCCTATGCTGTGATCCGGGTCTACACGCTGGTCTTCGGGCCCGGCCTGGCGGTGACGAACACGATGCCTGCCGATTGGATCCTGCCCGCCGCGCTTGTCACCCTGATCATCGGTATGGCGGGGGTTCTGGCGGGCGGCAGCTTGTCGCGGATGGCGTCTTTCGCGGCCATCGGTTCGATGGGGACGCTGTTCATCGCGATCTCTGCCTTCACACCGGAAGCGACGCTGGCGGCGCTCTATTACATGGTGCACTCGACCTTTGCCGGGGCGACGCTGTTCCTGATTGTTGATCTGGTCCAGCGGCGGCGCGGCAGTTGTGCGCTGGATCTGCGGGCGCCCATGGCGCAGAGCGGGCTTATTGCGGCGATGTTCTTCGCCGCCGCCATTGCGACGGCGGGCATGCCGCCCTTGTCAGGCTTCCTCGGCAAGCTGCTGGTGCTGGACGCGCTGCGTAGCGAACCGGGCGCGGCGCTGATCTGGACGGTGATCCTGGCGACATCGTTGATCGCTGTGCTGGGGTTTGCACGCGCGGGCAGCATGCTGTTCTGGAAACCGCATTCGGTCGCGGGGGACGGGACGCCCCCCGCGCCGCAACTGAACGCATTGCCGTTGGTCGCCACCGGGGCCATGCTGGCGCTGTTGCTGGCCCTGACGGTGCTGGCGGGCCCGCTGACTGGCTACATGGAGGCGACTTCGGCGCAGCTCTATGACACATCAACCTATATCGAGGCCGTGCTGGGCACCGACGGGGTGGAGGGGACACAATGA